In Sardina pilchardus chromosome 10, fSarPil1.1, whole genome shotgun sequence, one genomic interval encodes:
- the syt9b gene encoding synaptotagmin-9b isoform X2 codes for MPADREDEICRKALELLSDLCSKGEVQNDNCLDFIYYFRDLARPRIESDVSVSLLSLLVTTCGLALFGVSVFVSYKLWWVPWREHFFPAGPKEGEQQPVLSEEDGGGGELDYGHDCCTKEPAGPPTTAAQPQLVPESAMKISHTSPDIPLEAQGKAKANSAHHNPRVQRQITEPTSSVRHNSIRRQMNLSNPDFNVAQFQRQESLATLGRIKPELYKQRSVDADDERRPDGCGWLHFVLKYDCDLEQLIVKIQRAEDLPAKDFSGTSDPYVKIYLLPERKTKHQTKVHRKTLNPVFDEVFLFPVAYAELPMRKLHFSVYDFDRFSRHDIIGQVVVDNFLDLPDFPQETRLCRDILYVTSDNVDLGDLMFSLCYLPTAGRLTITMIKARNLKAMDITGASDPYVKVSLMCSGRRLKKRKTSTKRNTLNPIYNEAIVFDVPPENIDQISLLIAVMDYDRVGHNEVIGVCRVGNEAESLGRDHWNEMLTYPRKPIAHWHSLMEWSGQGATSESQGSCNSLKAPPSP; via the exons ATGCCTGCAGACAGAGAGGATGAGATCTGTCGAAAGGCGTTGGAACTGCTCTCGGATCTTTGCTCAAAGGGGGAAGTGCAAAACGACAACTGTTTGGATTTCATATATTATTTCCGAGATCTTGCAAGACCTCGAATTGAGTCAG ATGTGTCGGTGAGCCTGCTGTCCCTGCTGGTGACCACCTGTGGCCTGGCCCTCTTCGgggtctctgtctttgtgtcctACAAGCTCTGGTGGGTGCCATGGCGCGAGCACTTCTTCCCCGCGGGCCCCAAGGAGGGCGAGCAGCAGCCGGTGCTGAGCGAGgaggacggcggcggcggcgagctGGACTACGGCCATGACTGCTGCACCAAGGAGCCCGCGGGCCCGCCGACCACCGCCGCGCAGCCGCAGCTGGTGCCCGAGTCGGCCATGAAGATCAGCCACACGTCGCCCGACATCCCCCTGGAGGCCCAGGGCAAGGCCAAGGCCAACTCCGCGCACCACAACCCGCGCGTGCAGCGCCAGATCACGGAGCCCACCTCGTCTGTACG GCATAACTCCATCCGCCGGCAGATGAACCTGTCCAACCCCGACTTCAACGTGGCCCAGTTCCAGAGGCAGGAGTCGCTGGCCACGCTGGGCCGCATCAAGCCCGAGCTCTACAAGCAGCGCTCGGTGGACGCCGACGACGAGCGCCGGCCCGACGGCTGCGGCTGGCTGCACTTCGTGCTCAAGTACGACTGCGACCTGGAGCAGCTCATCGTCAAGATCCAACGGGCCGAGGACCTGCCCGCCAAGGACTTCTCGGGCACGTCGGACCCCTACGTCAAGATCTACCTGCTGCCCGAGCGCAAGACCAAGCACCAGACCAAGGTGCACCGCAAGACTCTGAACCCCGTGTTCGACGAGGTCTTCCTGTTCCCGGTGGCCTACGCCGAGCTGCCCATGCGCAAGCTGCACTTCAGCGTCTACGACTTCGACCGCTTCTCGCGCCACGACATCATCGGTCAGGTCGTGGTGGACAACTTCCTGGACCTGCCCGACTTCCCGCAAGAGACCCGTCTCTGCAGGGACATCCTCTATGTCACCTCC GATAACGTGGACCTGGGCGACCTCATGTTCTCCCTGTGCTACTTGCCAACGGCGGGCCGACTCACCATCACGATGATAAAAGCCAGAAATCTCAAAGCCATGGACATCACAGGAGCCTCGG ATCCCTATGTGAAGGTTTCTTTGATGTGCAGTGGCCGCAGGCtgaagaagagaaaaacatCGACCAAGCGCAACACTCTTAACCCCATCTACAATGAAGCCATAGTTTTTGACGTGCCCCCAGAGAACATTGACCAAATAAGTCTCTTAATAGCTGTGATGGATTATGATCG GGTAGGACATAACGAGGTGATCGGTGTGTGTAGAGTGGGAAACGAGGCGGAGAGTTTGGGGAGAGACCACTGGAATGAGATGCTGACCTACCCTCGCAAGCCCATAGCCCACTGGCATTCACTCATGGAG TGGTCAGGGCAAGGCGCGACGAGCGAGAGCCAGGGGTCCTGCAACTCCCTCAAGGCCCCGCCATCGCCGTGA
- the syt9b gene encoding synaptotagmin-9b isoform X1, giving the protein MPADREDEICRKALELLSDLCSKGEVQNDNCLDFIYYFRDLARPRIESDVSVSLLSLLVTTCGLALFGVSVFVSYKLWWVPWREHFFPAGPKEGEQQPVLSEEDGGGGELDYGHDCCTKEPAGPPTTAAQPQLVPESAMKISHTSPDIPLEAQGKAKANSAHHNPRVQRQITEPTSSVRHNSIRRQMNLSNPDFNVAQFQRQESLATLGRIKPELYKQRSVDADDERRPDGCGWLHFVLKYDCDLEQLIVKIQRAEDLPAKDFSGTSDPYVKIYLLPERKTKHQTKVHRKTLNPVFDEVFLFPVAYAELPMRKLHFSVYDFDRFSRHDIIGQVVVDNFLDLPDFPQETRLCRDILYVTSDNVDLGDLMFSLCYLPTAGRLTITMIKARNLKAMDITGASDPYVKVSLMCSGRRLKKRKTSTKRNTLNPIYNEAIVFDVPPENIDQISLLIAVMDYDRVGHNEVIGVCRVGNEAESLGRDHWNEMLTYPRKPIAHWHSLMEARRHLLFSKAQLAIRPASEKWSGQGATSESQGSCNSLKAPPSP; this is encoded by the exons ATGCCTGCAGACAGAGAGGATGAGATCTGTCGAAAGGCGTTGGAACTGCTCTCGGATCTTTGCTCAAAGGGGGAAGTGCAAAACGACAACTGTTTGGATTTCATATATTATTTCCGAGATCTTGCAAGACCTCGAATTGAGTCAG ATGTGTCGGTGAGCCTGCTGTCCCTGCTGGTGACCACCTGTGGCCTGGCCCTCTTCGgggtctctgtctttgtgtcctACAAGCTCTGGTGGGTGCCATGGCGCGAGCACTTCTTCCCCGCGGGCCCCAAGGAGGGCGAGCAGCAGCCGGTGCTGAGCGAGgaggacggcggcggcggcgagctGGACTACGGCCATGACTGCTGCACCAAGGAGCCCGCGGGCCCGCCGACCACCGCCGCGCAGCCGCAGCTGGTGCCCGAGTCGGCCATGAAGATCAGCCACACGTCGCCCGACATCCCCCTGGAGGCCCAGGGCAAGGCCAAGGCCAACTCCGCGCACCACAACCCGCGCGTGCAGCGCCAGATCACGGAGCCCACCTCGTCTGTACG GCATAACTCCATCCGCCGGCAGATGAACCTGTCCAACCCCGACTTCAACGTGGCCCAGTTCCAGAGGCAGGAGTCGCTGGCCACGCTGGGCCGCATCAAGCCCGAGCTCTACAAGCAGCGCTCGGTGGACGCCGACGACGAGCGCCGGCCCGACGGCTGCGGCTGGCTGCACTTCGTGCTCAAGTACGACTGCGACCTGGAGCAGCTCATCGTCAAGATCCAACGGGCCGAGGACCTGCCCGCCAAGGACTTCTCGGGCACGTCGGACCCCTACGTCAAGATCTACCTGCTGCCCGAGCGCAAGACCAAGCACCAGACCAAGGTGCACCGCAAGACTCTGAACCCCGTGTTCGACGAGGTCTTCCTGTTCCCGGTGGCCTACGCCGAGCTGCCCATGCGCAAGCTGCACTTCAGCGTCTACGACTTCGACCGCTTCTCGCGCCACGACATCATCGGTCAGGTCGTGGTGGACAACTTCCTGGACCTGCCCGACTTCCCGCAAGAGACCCGTCTCTGCAGGGACATCCTCTATGTCACCTCC GATAACGTGGACCTGGGCGACCTCATGTTCTCCCTGTGCTACTTGCCAACGGCGGGCCGACTCACCATCACGATGATAAAAGCCAGAAATCTCAAAGCCATGGACATCACAGGAGCCTCGG ATCCCTATGTGAAGGTTTCTTTGATGTGCAGTGGCCGCAGGCtgaagaagagaaaaacatCGACCAAGCGCAACACTCTTAACCCCATCTACAATGAAGCCATAGTTTTTGACGTGCCCCCAGAGAACATTGACCAAATAAGTCTCTTAATAGCTGTGATGGATTATGATCG GGTAGGACATAACGAGGTGATCGGTGTGTGTAGAGTGGGAAACGAGGCGGAGAGTTTGGGGAGAGACCACTGGAATGAGATGCTGACCTACCCTCGCAAGCCCATAGCCCACTGGCATTCACTCATGGAG GCTAGAAGACATCTGCTTTTCTCAAAGGCCCAGTTGGCCATTAGGCCAGCATCTGAGAAG TGGTCAGGGCAAGGCGCGACGAGCGAGAGCCAGGGGTCCTGCAACTCCCTCAAGGCCCCGCCATCGCCGTGA